The Bradyrhizobium sp. CCGB01 genome segment TTTAGGACTACTTCGATACCTTTTTCAGCCTCGAGCCTGCCGATGAACCCGAATATCAGGTCATCCGAGCTTGAAGCTGGTGACGGCACCACGGAGGTGGGATCGGCGATGTTGAAGATGACGCGGCTGTCCGTGCCGGGGAAATATTTCAGCCTGGTGTGCTGGTCGAGCACGAACTGGCTGTTCGAGACCACCGCATCGACCATGCGCGAGGCCAGCAAATAGGGCGACGTCATGGCGGCGCAGACGGTGCAGCGCTGTGCGCATGTCGCATCGCCCCGAAACAGCGTCGAGCGCTTGCAGAGCAGGGAATAGTCGCGCAGCGTGTGCACGATCCTGATGTTGCGCCGCTTGGCTTCCGACCACAGCGAGACCGAGAAACCCGTAAGGTTGTTGGTGTGGACGACGTCGGGCTTCTCGATGTCGAGAATTTCGGCGAAGCGCGCCGCGGACCTGCGATTCCAGGTGTCCTGCAGATGCCATTTCAGGCGCTGGACCGAGGAGGGCTTCCTGTCGTTGCCGAACGGCCAGTAGTCGTTGTCCATCGGCACACGGTAGACGCGCACGCCCTTGAGTTCGTCGATGGTGCGATCCTGCTTGTTCTGAAGGCAGACCACCGACACCTGGTGGCCGCGCTGAGCGAATGACTCCGCGAGCAACGACACAGACACTTCGGCGCCCCCGATGATTTCGGGCGGATAGAGCGTGTTAACGATCAGTATTTTCAAGGTAGCCCCGGATTCAGCAGCTCGCCGCAGCATCAGTTCGATGGCCGGATCTCGAAATCCGGCACGGCCGTGCCCTTGATGCTGACAAGCAACGGCGTTGTCGATAGCGCCGTCCACGCGCCGGCGGCAGGGCCCGGCGCTTGCTGACATACATAGCTGATCTCGGCATTAGGTTCCGTATTTTTTAATCGAACTTCGAAGCGCCTGGACGCGGTCTCCGTCCAAAGCGCCAGTTTGGTTTCCGATCCGCTGTCACTCCGGATCTGCACGACGCCCGGCGCGGGCGTGGTGCGCGTTGCCTTCAGGCTGGTGCGGATGAAGGCCCAGCTCTCGCGAATGGAACACACGGCGGGCTTCGGCGAATTGTCGAAATGATAAATGCCGAAATTGTCCTCCAGTTCGCCAGGCTTCGTCCCGCTGTCCTTCAGCTCGTAAAGCCATATCCCCTTGAGCCAGGAACTGGCGGTCGAGGCCCAGAGAATGATCTGCGCCATGTTGTCGGCGGCAAGCTGCTCGGTCACGCCGCATTTCGCGCTTGGCGTCGGCCAGCCCGTTTCGGTCAGATAGATCGGATAGTCGGGATTGCCGGTCGCCTGTGCGACGCGTTGATGAAGATTTTGCAGCCGCTCGATCGCCTCAGCCGCGGTGCGCCCGGCCGGTGATGAGCAATGGTTATAGATGTGGATGGACATGCCGTCCGCGACGCGCAGCACATCGGTCTTCAAGAGCGCGTCGGTCCATTTCCAGCCCGGATCGTCGCCGAGCGCGCCCACCACGAAGGGTGCGGAGGGCACCGCCTGCTTGACCGCGGGCTGCACCAGGCGAGCGAGCGTCACGTAGTTCTCGACGGTGAAGAGCGGCTCTGCGCGCGCCCTGAGATTGTACTCGTTCCACAATTCGAAGATCGGCCGACGGTTGGCGACCGCCTGCGCGGCCGCCGTGGCATAGGTGACGAATCTCTGGCGCGCTTCGTCGGTCGTCGGCGGATCGGAGTTCGGGACGAGGTGATGGCCGGTGCCGAGAATGAGCAGCGGGATTCCGCCGCTGGTCCTGATCTGGGTCTCGAGGCGGCCGTTCAGCGCATTGAAGCCGAGCCGCTTGCCGGGCAGCTCGAAATCCGACCAGGGGAAGTCGTCGCGGAACGAGGTGACCCCGAGCTCCTTCATCTGCTTGACGGCCGTCGCGGGCACGTAGCCGCGGGCGCTGGTGACGCCGCCGAGGCCCTGGTGCGTGCCGACGCCCAGCAGGAAGCGCTGATCGAGCGGCTGCGCATTCTGCGCGTTGGCAGGATATGAGAGGCTGGCCGCGACGCAGAGCCCGCACATCAACATCCGGAAACGACGCAGGGCGCGCTTCCTGTTTTGCTCGGTCACGCTCGTGTCCACTCCTGCTCGCGTCAACCCGACAAGGCTAATACTCTTCTGTGGCCCCAATGCGGTGGGGCGCCTTGTCTGCGCGCTCGTCATTGAGCGCGCTGAGTTGGGCTATTTGGAGTTCACGACCACCGAGCTGATGTTGTCCGCGTTGGCGGTTGCCGCGTTCAACGGGAGCATGAGCTTGATGAATTCGGTCGACGGCGATTCCGCCACCGAAATCACGTCATGATCGCGCATCCTGAACGTATCCGCCTGGAACCAGCCGTCCGGCTTGCTCATGTCGAACTTGTAGACGGCGGGGACGGTCTTCGTCGGGAACTGGGATACGGCGATGCCGATCTTCTCCAGCAGCGGCTTGGGCTCGAAACGGTAGACGTAGATGGACTTGGAGTCCGCACGGGCGCCGTCGAGGCCGCCCGCCTTCGCGATGGCTTCAGCCAGCGACATGTTGTCGTTCTCGAACGAGAAGCGGCGATTGTTGGTGCCGCCGATCGAGCCCGGAGACGGCGTCGAACCGAACACCATGTAGACGCGCGGAATGCGGGTCAGGAAGACCACGTCGCCCGGCGCGAGCAGCGCATCCTCGTTGGGATTGTGCACCACCGAGGACATCGTCTCGCTGTAGGTGCGGCCCTCGCGCTTGATCGTGATCGTGCTCTCGTAGGACGGATATTTCGGGCCGCCGGCGCGCGCGATCGCGCCCATCAGGCGAATCCCGCCCGGATCGACCGGGAAGCGGAGCGGCGAGTTGACTTCGCCGAGCACGCTGATCTGGTTGCCGCGCTGTTCGGCGACGCTCACGACGGCCTGCGGATCGATGGCGCGGTCCTTGAGACGCTCGCGGATGATGTTCGAAACGGCGCGCGGCGTCAGCCCTGCGACCTTGATCGATCCGGCGTAGGGGATGTTGATGTTGCCGGACTGGTCGACCTGCTGTCGCGGAATGTCCACGAAGTTGCCCGGACGCACGCCGGCTTCGCGCGGAATGAACAGGCCGCCCGCCTGCGCTTCGTAGACGGTCACGGTGACGATATCGCCGATGCCGATCGTGACGTCGCGATAGTTGCCGCCGGGGAGGCGGGAGAACACCATTCCGGAGGAGTCCGTGAACGCGTTGGTCGCCTGCAGGATCGCCGGATTGACCGGCATCAGGGCATAGGCAAGCGGCGCGGTCGGCTCGGTGATGAGCGCGGCATTTGTTTGCGTTGCGACGGCATCAGGAGCGTCTAATGGAATGAAGCTACCGCAACCCGTCAAGGAGACGCTGATCGCAGCAACGGCAAGGATTCGGCTAATACCGAAATCGAAATCAAAACGTTCGGTCTTAGCCACCGGCATTCCCTCGTACTCGTCTAAAATCGGAATCACCGTACAAATCCCGTGCTGCGGAGTCACTGCTACGTCTTCGACTTTATGGTAAAGCACTTATGCCTGTGACCTTATTGCAACTTGTGAACCGCGATATACGCGCGAATTACTGTCCAATTTTTGTGCGGAGTATCTTTTTTCTATGCAGTTCGCAAACTAGACATGCGCGTGTCAGATCGATGTCACGAATGAGGCTGCGATATCTCGCGTCAGCCGCGCGCGGCGATGAAGCTGCACATGCGACGGCGTCGCCGCGTGATGATATCGCGATAAACTTCAAGTGTTGGATTCGAGCGTGAGCTAACCCTGCGTTGTGGTTTCGTCGTCTTGCGACGGACGTGGCGTTCGGGCTGTGGTCTCGCCGGATCGTTCGACCAATATTTCTGCGAGGGGATTCCACCTCCGTTAACGCTTAGATTTGGAAGCTGGCGTCACGCTGGTGTCCGTAAGGTCTTCCTAATCCCGATCCGGCTAGTGGTCGGTCAAACAAAAGGGAAGGCGAAGACGATGTTGCACACCGGATCACTGCTGTTTGCGGCCGGCTTTCTCACTTGCGCGATGGTGGTCATGTTCGCAATCGCTTGGTCCTTCTCCGACAACCGCGTGAATGACGGCGAGTTTGCGCAGGGCGATGCCCGGCGGATGGCCTGATCGGCCGATCGCTACGATCGCACATTGTTCGGGATGTCGGACTGCAGTTTCGCCTGCTGCCCGGATTCGCTCGTCCGCACATGCAGGACGTCGGCATAGACCTGGCTGAGGGTGCGGTGGGTCTGCTCGATGTCGTAGAGGCGGGCAAAGCGCTCATATCCGGCACGGCCGACCGTAGCCAGGTCCAGCCTGGTTGCGCGCTGAAAACCTTCAACCAGCTTTTCGGCCGAGACTTCGTCGCACAGCACGCCCGTCGCATTGTCTTCGACGATCTCCGGCAGGGCGCCGATGCGGAAGGCAATGATCGGCTTGGCCGCCCGCATCGCCTCGATCGCGACCAGGCCAAACGCCTCCCAGCGCGAGGGTATGGCGACCATGTCGGCCTGGTCGAGTTCGGCCTCGATCTGGTTGCGGTTCATCCAGCCCAGAAACGAGACGTTGGCGGGCAGGTCGCTCCTGCGGAATTTGCTGACGACCGAGGCGCCGATGAGGCGCACGTCGAGCTTGTCTCCGAGCGCGCGCGCCGCCTCGATCAGGAGATCGTAGCCCTTTTGACGGTCGAGGCGTCCGATGAAGAGGACCTTGATCTTGTCCGACCGCCACGGCGCCGCGCCCTTGTCGAGCGCGGGGCGCTGCTTGGAAATCCCGTTGTGCACAAGAGCGAGGCGCTTTGCCGCGATTCCGACCTGCCTGGCATCGGCCTGCTCGCTTTCCGAGATGCAGACGATGCGGTGGGTGAATTTCGACAGCACGAGCTCGGTGAATTTCGTGACCTCGCGGCTGAGGCGGCCGGTCTCGCGGCCGAAGGCCCAGCCGTGCGGGCAATAGACGATGCGCGAGCGCCGATAGGTGAGCCAGAGCACCGGGCGCACCACGAGCCCGGCGAAGGACGAGTGCAGATGGATGATGTCGGGCTGAAGCTGCCGGACCGCGCGCATGGTCGCAAACAGCATGCGAAACAGGCCGACCGCGTTGCGGCCGTCGCGCGGAAACGTGGTGACGGCGTCGTCCTCGATATTCACCAGGTCGCCGCGATGGTCGGAGGGAACGACATAGTTGACGTTCCCGCGGCCGAAGCTCGCGCTCTGATGCGGATGCAGCTCGTTGAGGTAGGTCGCGATGCCGCCACGGACCGTTTCGGCGACATGCAGAATTTTCAGGCCGCTGGACAACGGTCATTCCTTCCTTGTCTTGAAGACGCCGGAACTTGCAGGCGCACGTCTAACGCTCCTGGGCAGCAATAATTGGGCCGCATCATGGTTTCGGGCGACCGGGTGCGGTGTGCGGCGCCGGTTTGGCGAGGAACTCGAGCATCGCTGCGGCGGACTTGGCCCAGGAATATGTCGTCAGGCGCTGCCGCTGCTTCTCCTGTTCCGCCGGCGAAATCCTGCCGAGTGCGATTCTTTCGCGCATCCGTGCCGACAGCTCGTCCGCGTCGAGCGGATCGAAATAGACGGCGGCATCGTCGCAGGTCTCGCGCACGGCGTCGGCGGAACTCGCGATGACCGGGCAGGCGAAGAACATCGCCTCCAGAGGAGGCACGCCGAATCCCTCGTAAAGGCTCGGGAACACGAACGCCGCGGCCCGGGAGAACAGCGCCGCGATCTCCTCGTCCTTCAGGCGCCCGGCGATGACAACGCCGGCCCTCGATTCCGCGGCAGCGCCACCAAACACCTTGCTGTTGTCGCCTCCGACCACGACCAGAGGAAACTCGGCGCGGCCAAGCCGCTCGGCGGCACGAATGGCGGTCTCGACATTCTTGTTCTTCGTCATCGAGCCGACGAAAAGGAAGAACTGATGGGGCGCGAGATGCAGCTTGTCGATGATCGAAAAGTCGGGCGCGACGGTCGCGAAATGTTCTGCGCTGTTGGCAATGACGGGAATCGAGGCGGGATCCAGCGACAGCACCTCGGCAAGTTCGTTGCGCGAAAACGCGGAAACTGTTGCGATCGTTGCCGTGCGCGCCAGCAGATGGCCGAGCGTCCGATGCAAAGCGAGGTAGCGCCAGCTGAAGAAGTCCGGCCGCCGGAAAACCTGCGCGTCGTGAATCACGACGAGATGGTCGCGGTGGAGAACCGGACCGGAATTGGCGAGGCTGACGAGGCGCGTGCCGGCCGCGGCGCGCGCCAGATCGATCTGGTCCCACGCGTGCCCCTGCAATGAGCCGACCTGCTTGATGGTGATGCGGCGAAGACCGGGAAGCGTCTGCGCATTCGGCGGCGCCAGGATCTGCCACTCTGCATCCAGCAGTTGCTGTGGAGCCTCTCCGCTCGCGAGCAAGCGGTCCATCGCCTTGACGATCTCGGCTGCGTAGCGCTGCACGCCCGTTAGCGATTGTGACAAAAACCTGCCGTTGATGGAGAGTTTCAAAGTCGATCTTTTTCTTTGCGGGATGTTGCGTGTCTGTTGCGCGAACAATGCCTCAAGACTGGGCATCGCGCCGAATATGCGTTCGATGACGTGTAGCACAAGTGGGCGCTATCGTCAGAGCATCCTCGCAGGCGGATAGCATGCGGTGATGCATGACGCCATCATGTTTCCTACACATTTCGATGCGCTTACATGGGCCGAGTGATTTGATGATTGTCGTGACTGTCCAAACCTTGCCTCTCATGTCCTGGTCTGGCAATGCTTCGCGGAATGAACGAGATGACAACTTTGCGGCCAGTGATCGTGACCGGCGCTGCCGGCTTTATCGGAATGCATGTTTGTGAACGACTGTTGGCACGTGGCGAGCAGGTCGTTGGCATCGACGCATTCACTCCGTATTACGATCCCGCGCTGAAGCGTGCGCGTCTCGCAACGCTCGAGCACCATCCAGGGTTCAAATTCTACGAGATCGATCTCTCGGATTTCGACGCCGTGACGCGCGTCTTCGACGAGGTCTCGCCCGATCGCGTCGTGCATCTGGCAGCGCAGCCCGGCGTGCGCGCGTCGATCGACGATCCCATCACCAGCATCCGCGCCAATTGTGACGGCTTTGTCACCGTGCTCGAAGCCGGCCGGCGCCATGGCCTGGCGCATCTGGTCTACGCCTCGTCGAGCTCGGTGTATGGCGCCAACCGCACCTTGCCGTATTCGACCGAGCACTCGGTGAACCATCCGGTCAGCCTTTATGCCGCGAGCAAGAAGGCCAACGAACTGATGGCGCATACGTTCGCGCATGTTCACAAGCTGCCGGTGACCGGGCTTCGCTTCTTCACCGTCTACGGCCCGTGGGGCCGGCCCGACATGGCCGCCTATCTGTTCACGCGTGCGATCTTCGCGAATGAGCCGATCAAGATTTTCAATAATGGCGACATGTGGCGCGACTTCACCTATGTCGACGACATCGTCGAAGGCGTGATCCGCACGCTCGATCGGCCCGCGACGCGGAATCCCGCGTGGAAGGCCGAGCAGCCGGAAAACTCGACGAGCTATGCGCCGTATCGCGTCTACAACATCGGCAACAACAGGTCGGTCAACCTGATCGAGTTCGTCGAGACGCTCGAGAAGATCATCGGCAAGCCCGCGATCCGCAAGCTGCTGCCGATGCAGGCCGGCGACGTCCTGGAGACGCGCGCCGATATTTCGGCGCTCCAGCGCGATGTCGGTTTCTCGCCGTCGACGTCAATCGCGGACGGCCTTGGCCGCTTCGTCGAATGGTATCGAGAGTACCACGGCGTCTGATCCTGCGATCGGCGGCACCGCGCGCCGGTCGGGAACGCCGGTTCTT includes the following:
- a CDS encoding glycosyltransferase family 4 protein — protein: MSASAGPCRRRVDGAIDNAVACQHQGHGRAGFRDPAIELMLRRAAESGATLKILIVNTLYPPEIIGGAEVSVSLLAESFAQRGHQVSVVCLQNKQDRTIDELKGVRVYRVPMDNDYWPFGNDRKPSSVQRLKWHLQDTWNRRSAARFAEILDIEKPDVVHTNNLTGFSVSLWSEAKRRNIRIVHTLRDYSLLCKRSTLFRGDATCAQRCTVCAAMTSPYLLASRMVDAVVSNSQFVLDQHTRLKYFPGTDSRVIFNIADPTSVVPSPASSSDDLIFGFIGRLEAEKGIEVVLKAAEQLPAEGWQLKIAGKGLEDYVRGLKSRSGRQVEWLGFAKAAEFYASIDVCLVSSVWPEPLPRTLIESINAGRATICSTAGGIPEIAGFSNMVGSYEPNDHKRLGELMLKAVNERSRWKTARPPQPGFAERFSADSVTGQYLDVYLNNNRTNRP
- a CDS encoding polysaccharide biosynthesis/export family protein, translated to MPVAKTERFDFDFGISRILAVAAISVSLTGCGSFIPLDAPDAVATQTNAALITEPTAPLAYALMPVNPAILQATNAFTDSSGMVFSRLPGGNYRDVTIGIGDIVTVTVYEAQAGGLFIPREAGVRPGNFVDIPRQQVDQSGNINIPYAGSIKVAGLTPRAVSNIIRERLKDRAIDPQAVVSVAEQRGNQISVLGEVNSPLRFPVDPGGIRLMGAIARAGGPKYPSYESTITIKREGRTYSETMSSVVHNPNEDALLAPGDVVFLTRIPRVYMVFGSTPSPGSIGGTNNRRFSFENDNMSLAEAIAKAGGLDGARADSKSIYVYRFEPKPLLEKIGIAVSQFPTKTVPAVYKFDMSKPDGWFQADTFRMRDHDVISVAESPSTEFIKLMLPLNAATANADNISSVVVNSK
- a CDS encoding glycosyltransferase, producing the protein MSSGLKILHVAETVRGGIATYLNELHPHQSASFGRGNVNYVVPSDHRGDLVNIEDDAVTTFPRDGRNAVGLFRMLFATMRAVRQLQPDIIHLHSSFAGLVVRPVLWLTYRRSRIVYCPHGWAFGRETGRLSREVTKFTELVLSKFTHRIVCISESEQADARQVGIAAKRLALVHNGISKQRPALDKGAAPWRSDKIKVLFIGRLDRQKGYDLLIEAARALGDKLDVRLIGASVVSKFRRSDLPANVSFLGWMNRNQIEAELDQADMVAIPSRWEAFGLVAIEAMRAAKPIIAFRIGALPEIVEDNATGVLCDEVSAEKLVEGFQRATRLDLATVGRAGYERFARLYDIEQTHRTLSQVYADVLHVRTSESGQQAKLQSDIPNNVRS
- a CDS encoding glycosyltransferase family 1 protein, encoding MKLSINGRFLSQSLTGVQRYAAEIVKAMDRLLASGEAPQQLLDAEWQILAPPNAQTLPGLRRITIKQVGSLQGHAWDQIDLARAAAGTRLVSLANSGPVLHRDHLVVIHDAQVFRRPDFFSWRYLALHRTLGHLLARTATIATVSAFSRNELAEVLSLDPASIPVIANSAEHFATVAPDFSIIDKLHLAPHQFFLFVGSMTKNKNVETAIRAAERLGRAEFPLVVVGGDNSKVFGGAAAESRAGVVIAGRLKDEEIAALFSRAAAFVFPSLYEGFGVPPLEAMFFACPVIASSADAVRETCDDAAVYFDPLDADELSARMRERIALGRISPAEQEKQRQRLTTYSWAKSAAAMLEFLAKPAPHTAPGRPKP
- a CDS encoding NAD-dependent epimerase, whose protein sequence is MTTLRPVIVTGAAGFIGMHVCERLLARGEQVVGIDAFTPYYDPALKRARLATLEHHPGFKFYEIDLSDFDAVTRVFDEVSPDRVVHLAAQPGVRASIDDPITSIRANCDGFVTVLEAGRRHGLAHLVYASSSSVYGANRTLPYSTEHSVNHPVSLYAASKKANELMAHTFAHVHKLPVTGLRFFTVYGPWGRPDMAAYLFTRAIFANEPIKIFNNGDMWRDFTYVDDIVEGVIRTLDRPATRNPAWKAEQPENSTSYAPYRVYNIGNNRSVNLIEFVETLEKIIGKPAIRKLLPMQAGDVLETRADISALQRDVGFSPSTSIADGLGRFVEWYREYHGV